The following are from one region of the Vitis riparia cultivar Riparia Gloire de Montpellier isolate 1030 chromosome 14, EGFV_Vit.rip_1.0, whole genome shotgun sequence genome:
- the LOC117929919 gene encoding zinc finger protein 511 codes for MEVVMEESQLGFPYWSSVRRRFGPESPFFTSGNIERELLAKQVALDLTEDEKQHLQNLEDEEGRGLFCPIVGCGARLTSLEGFEDHYNARHTASCSVCSRVYPTSRLLSIHVSEAHDSFFQAKVARGYAMYECLVEGCGMKLKSYKSRQQHLVDKHKFPTSFEFFKKGQPSKKRRQKIQRKQAVHKREEASSTMEIEEETISGLVSAVSKLSTSDSTPSSVSFGRRHTRGFTFVPRAVQNEKRPDSTQAVSKR; via the exons ATGGAGGTGGTTATGGAAGAAAGCCAATTAGGGTTTCCGTACTGGAGCTCAGTTCGACGGAGATTCGGCCCCGAATCTCCTTTCTTTACTTCCGGAAACATTGAGAGAGAACTTCTCGCCAAACAG GTTGCATTGGACTTAACTGAAGATGAAAAGCAACATCTTCAGAatttggaagatgaagaaggcAG GGGCTTATTTTGTCCAATTGTTGGTTGTGGGGCACGCTTGACTTCTTTGGAAGGCTTTGAAGATCACTATAATGCACGACATACTGCATCTTGCTCAGTTTGCTCAAGAGTTTACCCAACATCCCGCCTGCTCAGCATACATGTGTCAGAAGCACATGATTCTTTCTTTCAGGCAAAAGTTGCTCGTGGTTATGCAATG TATGAATGCTTGGTCGAAGGCTGTGGTATGAAGCTTAAGAGCTATAAAAGTCGTCAGCAGCATCTGGTGGACAAACATAAATTCCCCACTTCCTTTGAGTTCTTTAAGAAGGGCCAGCCATCCAAGAAACGGAGGCAGAAAATCCAACGTAAACAGGCTGTTCACAAGAGGGAGGAGGCTTCAAGCACCATggaaatagaagaagaaactaTTAGTGGCCTTGTTTCAGCAGTCTCAAAATTAAGCACTTCAGACTCAACTCCTTCCTCTGTCAGCTTTGGCCGTCGCCACACTCGTGGCTTCACATTTGTCCCTCGTGCTGTTCAGAATGAAAAAAGGCCAGACTCCACACAAGCAGTTTCTAAGAGATAG
- the LOC117931294 gene encoding peroxidase 55-like yields MERKRGVLMEMRKMQAWRRLCLVMVLLMVGQGEGQLAENFYSSSCPNVEAIVKQEVSTKFSQTFTTIPATLRLFFHDCFVEGCDASVLISSPNGDAEKDSDDNLSLAGDGFDTVIKAKQSVEAACPGIVSCADILALAARDVVVLAGGPSFSVELGRRDGLISQASRVAGNLPEPSFDLDQLNSMFARHNLSQIDMIALSGAHTLGFSHCNRFANRLYSFSSSSQVDPSLDSDYAKQLMSSCPQNVDPSIAIDMDPVTPRTFDNEYYQNLVAGKGLFTSDEELFSDPASQPTVTDFAKSSGEFNGAFITAMRKLGRVGVKTGDQGEIRKDCTAFNS; encoded by the exons ATGGAGAGGAAGAGAGGTGTGTTGATGGAGATGAGAAAAATGCAGGCATGGAGGAGGTTGTGTTTAGTGATGGTCCTGCTGATGGTGGGGCAGGGAGAGGGACAATTGGCGGAGAACTTTTACAGTTCGAGTTGTCCCAACGTGGAAGCTATAGTGAAACAGGAGGTTTCCACCAAGTTTAGTCAGACGTTCACTACAATCCCGGCTACTCTTCGACTGTTTTTCCATGACTGCTTTGTTGAG GGATGTGATGCCTCAGTCCTGATTTCATCACCAAATGGGGATGCAGAGAAGGATTCTGATGATAATCTCTCGCTTGCAGGAGACGGGTTTGACACTGTAATCAAAGCTAAGCAATCAGTAGAAGCAGCATGCCCAGGGATAGTCTCTTGTGCTGATATTCTGGCTCTAGCTGCCAGAGATGTTGTAGTCCTG GCTGGAGGCCCTTCATTCAGTGTAGAATTGGGTCGTCGTGATGGCCTTATTTCTCAAGCATCTCGGGTTGCAGGAAACCTGCCAGAACCCTCCTTTGATCTTGACCAACTCAACTCCATGTTTGCGAGACACAACCTTAGCCAGATTGACATGATAGCATTGTCTGGAGCGCACACTCTAGGTTTCTCCCACTGCAACCGCTTTGCCAACCGCCTATATTCATTCTCCTCATCCTCCCAGGTGGACCCTTCTCTAGACTCAGACTACGCCAAGCAGCTAATGTCGTCCTGCCCTCAGAATGTGGATCCCAGCATAGCAATTGACATGGATCCTGTAACCCCACGAACATTCGACAATGAGTATTACCAGAATCTGGTGGCAGGAAAGGGTTTGTTTACTTCAGATGAGGAGCTCTTCAGTGACCCTGCATCTCAGCCTACAGTCACTGATTTTGCCAAGAGCTCAGGTGAGTTCAATGGAGCTTTCATCACCGCAATGAGGAAGCTTGGGAGAGTTGGCGTCAAAACTGGTGACCAAGGAGAGATTAGGAAGGATTGCACAGCCTTTAATTCATGA